A region from the Nocardioides coralli genome encodes:
- a CDS encoding AMP-binding protein, with amino-acid sequence MQLLTNAAVTLRVLGGSGVVRPLGPRKLAGLGRILKQWGTGPAGGFATLALTDPDRVGLVDELGELTFDEIHRRGNAVARGLAELGVGEGDSVAVMCRNHRGFVDATVGIARLGADILYLNTAFAGPQLADVLEREAPRVVVHDEEFTGLLEGVDVEHRVLGWTDSDSDTGSGTGETTLEQLLADHDGGDLDPPSRHARIVILTSGTTGTPKGAPRNEAGIDAAVSLMSRLPLRHGWRTHIAAPLFHTWGFAHLALGMLLGSTVVLRRKFDPEEALRATQDERCDSLVVIPVMLQRILGLPEDTLREYDLAHVKVVAASGSALPGNLALSWMDHFGDHLYNIYGSTEVAYASIATPVDLREAPSSAGRPPHATVVRIFDEDGRPLPDGETGRIFVGNSMLFEGYTGGGSKDMIDGLMSTGDVGRIGEDGRLYVDGRDDEMIVSGGENVFPKEVEDCLVGHEAVADAAAVGVDDDDYGKRLRAFVVVREGSEVSEDALKEHVKANLARYKVPREVVFLPELPRNATGKVLKRELADHEPSGS; translated from the coding sequence ATGCAGCTGCTCACCAACGCCGCCGTGACGCTCCGCGTGCTGGGCGGCTCCGGCGTCGTACGCCCGCTGGGCCCGCGCAAGCTCGCCGGGCTGGGTCGCATCCTCAAGCAGTGGGGCACCGGTCCCGCCGGCGGGTTCGCCACCCTTGCGCTGACCGATCCCGACCGGGTCGGTCTGGTCGACGAGCTCGGTGAGCTCACCTTCGACGAGATCCACCGCCGCGGCAACGCCGTGGCCCGTGGGCTGGCGGAGCTGGGGGTGGGCGAGGGCGACTCGGTCGCGGTGATGTGCCGCAACCACCGGGGGTTCGTCGACGCCACCGTGGGCATCGCCCGGCTCGGCGCCGACATCCTCTACCTCAACACGGCCTTCGCGGGGCCGCAGCTCGCCGACGTGCTCGAGCGCGAGGCGCCCCGCGTGGTCGTCCACGACGAGGAGTTCACCGGCCTGCTCGAGGGTGTCGACGTCGAGCACCGGGTGCTGGGGTGGACCGACTCCGACTCCGACACCGGCTCCGGCACCGGGGAGACGACGCTCGAGCAGCTGCTCGCCGACCACGACGGCGGTGACCTCGACCCGCCGTCACGGCACGCCAGGATCGTGATCCTGACCTCCGGCACGACCGGTACGCCGAAGGGTGCCCCCCGCAACGAGGCCGGGATCGACGCCGCCGTGTCCCTGATGTCGCGGCTGCCCCTGCGCCACGGCTGGCGCACCCACATCGCGGCACCGCTGTTCCACACGTGGGGGTTCGCCCACCTCGCCCTCGGGATGCTGCTGGGCTCCACCGTGGTGCTGCGCCGCAAGTTCGACCCCGAGGAGGCGCTGCGCGCCACCCAGGACGAGCGCTGCGACTCGCTGGTGGTGATCCCGGTGATGCTGCAGCGGATCCTGGGCCTGCCCGAGGACACGCTGCGGGAGTACGACCTCGCGCACGTCAAGGTCGTGGCCGCCTCCGGTTCGGCACTGCCCGGCAACCTGGCGCTGAGCTGGATGGACCACTTCGGTGACCACCTCTACAACATCTACGGCTCCACCGAGGTCGCCTACGCCAGCATCGCGACGCCCGTGGACCTCCGCGAGGCGCCGTCCTCGGCCGGCCGGCCCCCGCACGCCACGGTGGTCCGGATCTTCGACGAGGACGGCCGCCCGCTCCCCGACGGCGAGACCGGCCGGATCTTCGTCGGCAACAGCATGCTGTTCGAGGGCTACACCGGCGGCGGCTCCAAGGACATGATCGACGGCCTCATGTCGACCGGCGACGTCGGCCGGATCGGGGAGGACGGACGGCTCTACGTCGACGGACGCGACGACGAGATGATCGTCTCCGGCGGGGAGAACGTCTTCCCCAAGGAGGTCGAGGACTGCCTGGTCGGGCACGAGGCGGTCGCCGACGCCGCGGCTGTCGGCGTGGACGACGACGACTACGGCAAGCGGCTGCGGGCCTTCGTGGTGGTGCGGGAGGGCTCCGAGGTGAGCGAGGACGCCCTCAAGGAGCACGTGAAGGCCAACCTGGCCCGCTACAAGGTGCCCCGCGAGGTCGTCTTCCTCCCGGAGCTGCCCCGCAACGCGACCGGCAAGGTGCTCAAGCGCGAGCTGGCCGACCACGAGCCGTCGGGGTCCTGA
- the yaaA gene encoding peroxide stress protein YaaA: MLILLPPSEGKTAPARGKPLDLAALSHPTLGEVRRRVLDALVATSHREDAADVLGLGRTQQDLIDRNRTLTTAPTARADRVYTGVLYDALGFDSLSPAARRRSATRVAVTSSLFGLVRPTDRIPAYRLSGDATLPGLGGVAATWREAFPTAVSESLGTGLLVDLRSGTYAAFWKPGPELADRVATVRVLHEVDGKRSVVSHFNKATKGRIVRALLEHGGNPRTPSALARLLGELGWRVETAATGSGTRLDVVVDQV; the protein is encoded by the coding sequence GTGCTCATCCTGCTCCCCCCGAGTGAGGGGAAGACCGCCCCCGCGCGCGGCAAGCCGCTCGACCTCGCAGCCCTCTCCCACCCCACCCTCGGTGAGGTACGCCGGCGGGTGCTCGACGCGCTGGTGGCGACCAGCCACCGCGAGGACGCGGCCGACGTGCTCGGCCTCGGGCGGACCCAGCAGGACCTGATCGACCGCAACCGGACCCTCACCACCGCCCCCACCGCCCGCGCCGACCGCGTCTACACCGGGGTGCTCTACGACGCGCTCGGCTTCGACAGCCTCTCCCCCGCGGCCCGGCGCCGCTCGGCCACCCGGGTCGCGGTCACCTCGAGCCTGTTCGGGCTGGTGCGACCGACCGACCGGATCCCGGCGTACCGCCTCTCCGGCGACGCCACCCTCCCCGGCCTCGGCGGCGTGGCGGCCACGTGGCGCGAGGCGTTCCCGACCGCGGTGAGCGAGTCGCTGGGCACCGGCCTCCTGGTCGACCTGCGCTCGGGGACCTATGCGGCGTTCTGGAAACCGGGGCCCGAGCTCGCCGACCGCGTGGCGACCGTCCGCGTCCTCCACGAGGTGGACGGCAAGCGGTCGGTGGTCAGCCACTTCAACAAGGCGACCAAGGGCCGGATCGTCCGCGCGCTGCTCGAGCACGGCGGCAACCCCCGCACCCCGTCGGCCCTCGCACGGCTGCTCGGCGAGCTCGGCTGGCGGGTCGAGACCGCCGCCACCGGCTCCGGCACCCGGCTCGACGTCGTCGTCGACCAGGTCTGA
- a CDS encoding histidine phosphatase family protein, with the protein MALPEPSQPTTLVLVRHGVTAHTTERRFSGGLAGHNPGLSEEGRAQVKETAEWLLPLAGQVGSMISSPVLRTRESADIVADVLGVPVVEDPAFAEMDFGVWEGMTFDEVAEHHRSELEEWLGQLDRVPGGGLGESFRSVEERVLGRLHPVLEEHEGNTLVVVSHVTPIKVMVAHAMGAPLEALFRMELAPASVTVLSFYPQPDRAPHPSLRMFNGVPPGRPAFLEPRPW; encoded by the coding sequence GTGGCGCTGCCCGAGCCGTCGCAGCCCACCACGCTGGTGCTGGTCCGGCACGGGGTCACCGCCCACACCACCGAGCGCCGGTTCTCCGGCGGCCTCGCCGGCCACAACCCCGGGCTCTCGGAGGAGGGGCGCGCCCAGGTCAAGGAGACCGCCGAGTGGCTGCTTCCGCTCGCGGGGCAGGTCGGGTCGATGATCAGCTCGCCGGTGCTGCGCACGCGTGAGTCGGCCGACATCGTCGCCGACGTGCTCGGTGTCCCCGTTGTCGAGGACCCGGCCTTCGCCGAGATGGACTTCGGGGTCTGGGAGGGCATGACCTTCGACGAGGTCGCCGAGCACCACCGGTCCGAGCTCGAGGAGTGGCTGGGCCAGCTCGACCGGGTTCCGGGCGGTGGGCTCGGTGAGTCGTTCCGCTCGGTCGAGGAACGCGTTCTCGGCCGGCTGCACCCCGTGCTCGAGGAGCACGAGGGCAACACCCTCGTCGTGGTCAGCCACGTCACGCCGATCAAGGTGATGGTCGCCCATGCGATGGGGGCTCCGCTGGAGGCGCTGTTCCGGATGGAGCTCGCCCCCGCCTCGGTCACCGTGCTCTCCTTCTACCCCCAGCCCGACCGGGCGCCGCACCCGTCACTGCGGATGTTCAACGGGGTGCCGCCGGGACGGCCGGCGTTCCTGGAGCCCCGGCCCTGGTGA
- a CDS encoding DUF3052 domain-containing protein: protein MSSTAGSDAPQTGAPADGPAHRLGLSKGMVVQELGWDSDTDDELRIAIEDAIDADMVDGDYGNVVDAVVLWWREEDGDLVDGLVDSLTDLVGGGAIWLLTPKVGRPNAVDPADIAEAAPIAGLSQTTTAAVSKDWSATRLVTPKTRA, encoded by the coding sequence GTGAGCTCGACCGCGGGCAGTGATGCCCCGCAGACGGGGGCCCCGGCCGACGGACCGGCCCACCGGCTCGGTCTCAGCAAGGGCATGGTCGTCCAGGAGCTCGGCTGGGACTCCGACACCGACGACGAGCTGCGGATCGCCATCGAGGACGCGATCGACGCCGACATGGTCGACGGCGACTACGGCAACGTGGTCGACGCCGTCGTGCTGTGGTGGCGCGAGGAGGACGGCGACCTCGTCGACGGGCTCGTCGACTCCCTGACCGACCTGGTCGGGGGCGGCGCGATCTGGCTGCTCACCCCGAAGGTGGGTCGGCCCAACGCCGTCGACCCCGCCGACATCGCCGAGGCCGCGCCGATCGCCGGGCTGTCGCAGACGACGACGGCCGCGGTCAGCAAGGACTGGTCGGCCACCCGTCTGGTGACCCCCAAGACCCGGGCGTGA
- a CDS encoding peroxiredoxin, with protein sequence MTGIPLGGPAPDFTLRDQFGQDVTLSSFRGRKAVALVFFPFAFSGVCTGEMADIRARLAEFMTFDSEVLAISCDPVYSLRTFADQDGLNFPLLSDFWPHGEVSRTYGVFEEHRGCPTRSSYVVDRDGLLRWSVHNEGPDKRDLDEHLRQLHAVVV encoded by the coding sequence ATGACCGGCATCCCCCTCGGTGGCCCAGCGCCTGACTTCACCCTCCGCGACCAGTTCGGCCAGGACGTCACGCTCTCCTCCTTCCGCGGCCGCAAGGCCGTGGCCCTCGTCTTCTTCCCCTTCGCCTTCTCCGGTGTCTGCACCGGGGAGATGGCCGACATCCGCGCTCGGCTGGCCGAGTTCATGACCTTCGACAGCGAGGTGCTCGCCATCTCCTGCGACCCGGTCTACTCGCTGCGCACCTTCGCCGACCAGGACGGCCTGAACTTCCCGCTCCTGTCCGACTTCTGGCCGCACGGCGAGGTGTCGCGCACCTACGGCGTCTTCGAGGAGCACCGGGGCTGCCCCACGCGCTCCTCCTACGTCGTGGACCGCGACGGCCTGCTGCGGTGGTCGGTGCACAACGAGGGACCCGACAAGCGCGACCTCGACGAGCACCTCCGCCAGCTCCACGCCGTCGTGGTCTAG
- a CDS encoding AMP-binding protein produces the protein MIVPFSISDFLDRARTVYGDRVGVIDEPDQPAASLGELTYRDLDRLARRQAAHLDELGIGVGDRVAVVSQNSARLLTSFFGVAGHGRVLVPVNFRLKPDEVRYIVEHSGARVLYVDPELDEALSSVDAEHRFVLGEDDHFLAPEGAEPKPWEPDENATACINYTSGTTARPKGVQITHRNIWVNAVTFGLHTGVSDRDVYLHTLPMFHANGWGMPFTMTGLGVPQVVLRKVDGAEILRRVEQHGVTVMCAAPAVAAAVLEAAQDWDGEIPGRDRVRIIMAGAPPPTQTVVRVEEELGWEFVQIYGLTETSPLLTVNRTRSEWDDLAAEERAQKLVRAGAPALGVRLQVDESGEGTGELLARSNVVLAGYWEQPEESERSLADGWFHTGDGAVIGDDGYVTIQDRKKDVIITGGENVSSIEVEDTIFSHPAVAEVAVIGVPSEKWGETIKALVVTAEDAEVTEDEIIAWCKERLAGYKAPTSVEFRDVLARTATGKLQKYKLRQQYWEGYDRQVN, from the coding sequence ATGATCGTCCCGTTCAGCATCTCCGACTTCCTCGACCGCGCGCGCACGGTCTACGGCGACCGCGTCGGCGTCATCGACGAGCCGGACCAGCCCGCCGCATCGCTGGGCGAGCTCACCTACCGCGACCTCGACCGGCTCGCGCGCCGCCAGGCGGCCCATCTCGACGAGCTCGGCATCGGGGTCGGCGACAGGGTCGCCGTGGTCTCGCAGAACAGTGCCCGGCTGCTGACGTCGTTCTTCGGCGTCGCCGGCCACGGCCGGGTGCTGGTGCCGGTGAACTTCCGGCTCAAGCCCGACGAGGTGCGCTACATCGTGGAGCACTCCGGCGCCCGGGTCCTCTACGTCGACCCCGAGCTCGACGAGGCGCTGTCCTCGGTCGACGCGGAGCACCGGTTCGTGCTGGGGGAGGACGACCACTTCTTAGCACCCGAGGGCGCCGAGCCCAAGCCCTGGGAGCCCGACGAGAACGCCACCGCGTGCATCAACTACACCTCCGGCACGACCGCGCGGCCCAAGGGCGTCCAGATCACCCACCGCAACATCTGGGTCAACGCCGTCACGTTCGGTCTGCACACCGGCGTGAGCGACCGCGACGTCTACCTCCACACCCTCCCGATGTTCCACGCGAACGGGTGGGGGATGCCGTTTACCATGACCGGCCTCGGGGTGCCGCAGGTCGTCCTCCGCAAGGTGGACGGTGCCGAGATCCTGCGCCGGGTCGAGCAGCACGGGGTCACCGTGATGTGCGCTGCCCCGGCCGTGGCCGCAGCCGTGCTGGAGGCGGCCCAGGACTGGGACGGCGAGATCCCCGGCCGCGACCGGGTGCGCATCATCATGGCCGGCGCCCCGCCGCCCACGCAGACCGTGGTCCGGGTCGAGGAGGAGCTGGGCTGGGAGTTCGTCCAGATCTACGGGCTGACCGAGACCTCGCCGCTGCTCACCGTCAACCGCACCCGGTCGGAGTGGGACGACCTCGCCGCGGAGGAGCGCGCGCAGAAGCTGGTGCGGGCCGGGGCGCCGGCCCTCGGCGTACGCCTGCAGGTCGACGAGTCCGGGGAGGGCACCGGCGAGCTGCTGGCCCGCTCCAACGTGGTGCTCGCGGGCTACTGGGAGCAGCCGGAGGAGAGCGAGCGGTCGCTGGCCGACGGCTGGTTCCACACCGGCGACGGGGCAGTGATCGGCGACGACGGCTACGTGACGATCCAGGACCGCAAGAAGGACGTGATCATCACCGGTGGCGAGAACGTCTCCTCGATCGAGGTGGAGGACACGATCTTCTCCCACCCCGCGGTCGCCGAGGTCGCGGTCATCGGCGTCCCGAGCGAAAAGTGGGGCGAGACGATCAAGGCTCTGGTCGTGACCGCCGAGGACGCCGAGGTCACCGAGGACGAGATCATCGCCTGGTGCAAGGAACGGCTGGCGGGCTACAAGGCGCCCACGTCGGTGGAGTTCCGCGACGTGCTGGCGCGGACCGCGACCGGAAAGCTGCAGAAGTACAAGCTGCGCCAGCAGTACTGGGAGGGCTACGACCGACAGGTCAACTGA
- a CDS encoding DUF2200 domain-containing protein, with amino-acid sequence MSRIFAMPFASVYPHYVTKVERKGRTQEELDEVIRWLTGFDDAALAQHLEAGTTCEDFFADASLNPNASLITGVVCGVRVEEVEDPLMQQIRYLDKLVDELAKGKAMEKVLRG; translated from the coding sequence ATGAGCCGGATCTTCGCGATGCCGTTCGCCTCCGTCTACCCGCACTACGTGACCAAGGTGGAGCGGAAGGGCCGGACGCAGGAAGAGCTGGACGAGGTCATCCGGTGGCTGACGGGCTTCGACGACGCAGCACTGGCGCAGCACCTCGAGGCGGGGACGACGTGCGAGGACTTCTTCGCGGACGCGTCGCTCAACCCGAACGCGTCGCTGATCACCGGTGTGGTGTGCGGGGTGCGGGTGGAGGAGGTCGAGGACCCGTTGATGCAGCAGATCCGCTACCTCGACAAGCTCGTGGACGAGCTCGCCAAGGGCAAGGCGATGGAGAAGGTGCTGCGCGGCTGA
- a CDS encoding Nif3-like dinuclear metal center hexameric protein, whose amino-acid sequence MPSLEDVVDLVHGWYPPGTADSWDAVGLVSGDPEAGVSKVLFAVDPTLPVAEEAADWGADLLVVHHPLFLKPVHGIAPVTPKGRTLTTLLRAGCGLLTAHTNADQAVSGVSEAMAHALGLTGIEPLLPAPTVATDKLTVFVPRADADQLRVALAEAGAGRIGDYEHASFSSLGEGRFRPLDGASPAIGEVGRIETVEEERVEVVLPRRLRTQVVAALLAAHPYEEPAYDVIELADPGQAPTGTGRIGTVEPTTLAEFASTVARALPQTAAGVRVAGDPDRPVRRVALCGGAGDFLLDAVRGTDADVYVTSDLRHHPAAEFREHDGPALVDVAHWAAEWTWLPVVSARLADELGDTVETRVSTINTDPWQFRI is encoded by the coding sequence ATGCCGAGCCTCGAGGACGTCGTCGACCTGGTGCACGGCTGGTACCCGCCGGGGACCGCCGACTCGTGGGACGCGGTCGGCCTGGTGTCGGGCGACCCTGAAGCCGGGGTCTCGAAGGTGCTGTTCGCGGTCGACCCGACCCTCCCGGTGGCCGAGGAAGCCGCGGACTGGGGCGCCGACCTGCTGGTCGTCCACCACCCGCTCTTCCTCAAGCCGGTGCACGGCATCGCGCCCGTGACGCCCAAGGGCCGCACCCTCACCACGCTGCTGCGGGCCGGGTGCGGCCTGCTGACGGCCCACACCAACGCCGACCAGGCCGTCTCGGGGGTCTCCGAGGCGATGGCCCACGCGCTCGGGCTGACCGGGATCGAGCCGCTGCTGCCCGCGCCCACGGTCGCGACCGACAAGCTCACCGTCTTCGTCCCGCGCGCCGACGCCGACCAGCTCCGCGTCGCGCTGGCCGAGGCGGGGGCAGGCCGGATCGGCGACTACGAGCACGCCTCGTTCTCCTCGCTCGGCGAGGGCCGGTTCCGGCCGCTCGACGGCGCCAGCCCGGCGATCGGCGAGGTCGGCAGGATCGAGACCGTCGAGGAGGAGCGGGTCGAGGTGGTGCTGCCGCGCCGGCTGCGCACGCAGGTGGTCGCGGCCCTGCTCGCGGCGCACCCCTACGAGGAGCCGGCCTACGACGTGATCGAGCTCGCCGACCCGGGGCAGGCCCCCACCGGCACCGGCCGCATCGGGACGGTCGAGCCGACGACGCTGGCCGAGTTCGCCTCGACCGTTGCGCGGGCACTGCCGCAGACCGCCGCCGGCGTACGCGTCGCCGGCGACCCCGACCGCCCCGTGCGGCGGGTGGCCCTCTGCGGCGGGGCCGGTGACTTCCTGCTCGACGCGGTCCGCGGCACCGACGCCGACGTCTACGTCACCAGCGACCTGCGCCACCACCCGGCGGCCGAGTTCCGCGAGCACGACGGCCCGGCGCTCGTCGACGTCGCGCACTGGGCGGCGGAGTGGACCTGGCTGCCGGTGGTCTCGGCGCGGCTCGCCGACGAGCTGGGCGATACGGTGGAGACCCGCGTGAGCACCATCAACACCGACCCCTGGCAGTTCCGGATCTAG
- a CDS encoding GNAT family N-acetyltransferase translates to MELTLEPVTRDNWRAVADIAPRDDQRRFVPALAARYLLLGIYGDTWHNLGAFEGDTAVGHVMWGVDDEDGSCWIGGLVVDRAHQGRGVGRRVVELLLEQLREQAGVVRMSYLPDNTASRTLFASLGFVDTDEWDDDERIMELLS, encoded by the coding sequence GTGGAGCTGACCCTGGAGCCCGTGACCCGCGACAACTGGCGCGCCGTCGCCGACATCGCGCCGCGCGACGACCAGCGGCGGTTCGTGCCCGCCCTGGCAGCCCGCTACCTGTTGCTGGGGATCTACGGCGACACCTGGCACAACCTGGGCGCGTTCGAGGGCGACACCGCGGTCGGCCACGTGATGTGGGGGGTGGACGACGAGGACGGATCCTGCTGGATCGGCGGCCTCGTCGTCGATCGTGCCCACCAGGGGCGCGGCGTGGGCCGGCGGGTCGTCGAGCTCCTCCTCGAGCAGCTGCGCGAACAGGCGGGTGTGGTGCGGATGTCCTACCTGCCGGACAACACCGCCAGCCGCACCCTGTTCGCGAGTCTCGGCTTCGTCGACACCGACGAGTGGGACGACGACGAGCGGATCATGGAGCTGCTCAGTTGA
- a CDS encoding RNB domain-containing ribonuclease, producing the protein MPSNRVVRLRSRREGAAASALQDGIARIQQELEVSPDFPDEVEAAARKAAENPRLPELDRTDLEMVTIDPEDAMDLDQALHLERDGEGYVVHYAIADVAAFVTPGDAVDEEAHRRGETLYGANSKVPLHPPALSEDAASLLPDQVRPALLWTIHVDDTGEGTDVTVERALVRSRAKLSYEEAQRMLDEGSASESLQLLGEVGELRLAREAARGGVSLPLPEQEVDVEGDHLDLEFREQLPVERWNAQISLLTGFAAASLMVYARVGLLRTLPEPEPHDVTRLHRTAKALGIDWPAELLYPDFIRTLDPSKPKHAAMVMACTRLLRGAGYVGFDGEVPADPRHAALASEYAHVTAPLRRLGDRYAGEICLALCAGDDVPGWVTERLHDLPGTLQRSGTLANRYENAVINLVEAILLHERVGETFPAVVVDVDHEDTSRGAVTVKDPAIEARVTGDGELPLGEDVTVQLSAADPQERRVEFTLS; encoded by the coding sequence ATGCCGAGCAACCGAGTGGTCAGGCTCCGGTCACGACGCGAGGGCGCGGCGGCGTCCGCGCTGCAGGACGGGATCGCCCGGATCCAGCAGGAGCTGGAGGTCAGCCCCGACTTCCCTGACGAGGTGGAGGCGGCGGCGCGTAAGGCGGCGGAGAACCCGCGACTGCCCGAGCTGGACCGCACGGACCTCGAGATGGTCACCATCGACCCCGAGGACGCGATGGACCTCGACCAGGCGCTCCACCTCGAGCGGGACGGTGAGGGGTACGTCGTGCACTACGCGATCGCCGACGTGGCGGCGTTCGTGACGCCGGGTGACGCGGTCGACGAGGAGGCGCACCGGCGCGGGGAGACCCTCTACGGCGCGAACTCGAAGGTGCCGCTCCACCCGCCCGCGCTGTCGGAGGACGCCGCCTCGCTGCTGCCCGACCAGGTCCGGCCGGCGCTGCTGTGGACGATCCACGTCGACGACACCGGTGAGGGCACCGACGTCACTGTGGAGCGGGCGCTGGTGCGCTCGCGCGCGAAGCTGTCCTACGAGGAGGCGCAGCGGATGCTCGACGAGGGGTCGGCGTCGGAGTCGCTGCAGCTGCTCGGGGAGGTCGGCGAGCTCCGGCTGGCCCGGGAGGCGGCCCGCGGCGGGGTATCGCTGCCGTTGCCCGAGCAGGAGGTCGACGTCGAGGGAGACCACCTCGACCTGGAGTTCCGCGAGCAGCTCCCGGTCGAGCGGTGGAACGCCCAGATCTCGCTGCTGACCGGCTTCGCGGCGGCGTCGCTGATGGTCTACGCCCGGGTGGGGCTGCTGCGCACCCTGCCGGAGCCGGAGCCGCACGACGTCACCCGGCTGCACCGCACCGCCAAGGCACTGGGGATCGACTGGCCGGCGGAGCTGCTCTACCCGGACTTCATCCGGACCCTGGACCCGTCGAAGCCGAAGCACGCGGCGATGGTGATGGCGTGCACGCGGCTGCTGCGGGGTGCGGGCTACGTCGGGTTCGACGGTGAGGTACCGGCCGACCCGCGCCACGCGGCACTGGCCTCGGAGTACGCCCACGTGACGGCGCCGCTGCGCCGGCTGGGGGACCGGTACGCCGGGGAGATCTGCCTCGCGCTGTGTGCCGGTGACGACGTACCGGGCTGGGTGACCGAGCGGCTCCACGACCTCCCGGGGACGCTGCAGCGGTCGGGGACGCTGGCGAACCGCTACGAGAACGCCGTCATCAACCTGGTCGAGGCGATCCTGCTGCACGAGCGGGTGGGGGAGACCTTCCCGGCCGTGGTGGTCGACGTCGACCACGAGGACACCTCGCGCGGCGCGGTCACGGTGAAGGACCCGGCGATCGAGGCGCGGGTCACGGGTGACGGCGAGCTGCCGCTGGGTGAGGACGTGACCGTCCAGCTGTCGGCTGCGGACCCGCAGGAGCGCCGGGTGGAGTTCACCCTGTCCTGA
- a CDS encoding zinc ribbon domain-containing protein, with the protein MLDLQELDARADQLRHQRRTLPELADIEAQQKSRAELDGQLVDAQMTVDDLETERAKIDADVEQARARKTRDQEKIDQGLVSNPKDLQRMLHELESLDRRITTLEDQELEVMEQLEEAQRTLDSLMVEVTATDERIASLTTSRDEKTAAIDTDLAGVEADRAPTVDGLPEDLLKLYDRLRDQKGGIGAAALRARQCGGCRLTLDAAELATIRSAASDEVIRCEECQRILVRTAESGL; encoded by the coding sequence CTGCTCGACCTCCAGGAGCTCGACGCGAGGGCCGACCAGCTGCGCCACCAGCGGCGTACCCTCCCCGAGCTGGCCGACATCGAGGCGCAGCAGAAGTCACGTGCCGAGCTCGACGGCCAGCTCGTCGACGCCCAGATGACGGTCGACGACCTCGAGACCGAGCGCGCCAAGATCGACGCCGACGTCGAGCAGGCCCGCGCCCGCAAGACCCGCGACCAGGAGAAGATCGACCAGGGCCTGGTCTCGAACCCCAAGGACCTGCAGCGGATGCTCCACGAGCTCGAGTCGCTCGACCGCCGGATCACCACCCTGGAGGACCAGGAGCTGGAGGTCATGGAGCAGCTCGAGGAGGCCCAGCGCACCCTCGACTCCCTCATGGTCGAGGTGACCGCGACCGACGAGCGCATCGCCTCGCTCACCACCAGCCGCGACGAGAAGACCGCCGCCATCGACACCGACCTCGCCGGTGTCGAGGCCGATCGGGCCCCCACGGTGGACGGGCTCCCCGAGGACCTCCTCAAGCTCTACGACCGGCTGCGCGACCAGAAGGGCGGCATCGGCGCAGCGGCGCTGCGCGCCCGTCAGTGCGGCGGCTGCCGGCTGACCCTCGACGCCGCCGAGCTCGCCACGATCCGGTCGGCGGCCAGCGACGAGGTCATCCGCTGCGAGGAGTGCCAGCGGATCCTGGTCCGCACCGCCGAGAGCGGGCTCTAG